AATACGCCTGCAGAGCAGGGTCAGCGTCAAGGCTCTCCCCAAATTAAAACAGCCTTCAAGGGAGATTCCGAGACTCTGCAATTCTCGTCTTTGGCGCATTTGCGGCTTTTTAAAAATGCGCGGGAGTCGGATAGTTGCAATATCGGTTACAAACTGGAGTCCGATCCGGACAATCGCGATTTGCTGATTTTGATGCGCCGCGAATCAAAATGGCTCACCGATAAACCCGATGAAGGGGGAATATGGATTCCCCTTGCGGAAAAAGTGAAGAAAATAAAATTTGAATATTATGATGGCAGAAAATACGAATGGCAAAGCAGTTGGAACACCGAAAGTGATACAATGTCCAGACTTCCTCGCGCCGTGAAAGTGACATTCGATTTTGAAAATCCCGACAACAAGGATGAGGATATTTCATTGGCCACGGTGGCTTGGATTGGAATGTACAGCAATGCGATTGATTTCTAGAAAAGGACCATAGACTATGGACAATGGACAAAAGACTAAAAAATGGTCCATGGTCCATGGTCCATGGTCCATAGTCCACAGTCCATGGTCTATAGTCCATGGTCCACAGTCCAAAAGAGGCATTGCCCTGCTTTTGGTGTTGGGTGCTATTGTCATGCTCACCATGCTGGCAGTTGCGTTTGCCTATGATTCCCAGATTGAATACCATCAGTCGATTCGCCAAAAAGAACGCTTGCAGGCTTATTATCTGGCCAGCTCCGCCTACAATTTGGTTCGTCTTGAATTGAAAATCGGGAATTCCATTCAATCGCAAATTAATGCCAGCGCCGCTTCTGCCGGCATGCAACTGCCCATGGATCTTTCAAATCCCCTTTGCAAACAGTTTCCGATGAAAACGGCCCTCTTCAGACTCTTTTTGTCCGGTGAGAGTCCCGAAGAACCGAAAAAGGAAGGCGAAGAAGGAGAAGAAAAAACCCCCAAAGAAAAAGAGGAAGCATCCCAAATGATGGCCGGATTTGCGCTTGCCGGTGTGGAAGAATTTTTGAAATTTGAGGGAGATTTTGACGGAGAATGCACCGATGAAAATTCCAAGATTGATTTAAATTATATTTATTCGCAAGATCCCCTCAAAAAAGAATTGCAGGGTGAAAATGGTTATGATGCCTACAAACATTTTTTGATGAGTGTGCTTTCACAAAGTGCTGATCTTTTTAAAAATGAGGATTTGAAAATTGTTGATGTGGTGAGAAATATCGCCGATTGGGTTGATTCCAATGAAGTGGTCAATGATTTTGGCGGGTCTGAAGCGGGTAGTGAAGATTCGATTTATCGCAACCGTCTTCCGGGCCAGATGGCGACTAAAAATGGGAAATTTTCCCTTCCGGCCGATATTTTTTTGGTGGAAGGAGTGCGTGATAGCTGGTGGGGTGCTGTGTCCGATCTTTTTACAATTTATGGGGCGACAA
This genomic window from Deltaproteobacteria bacterium contains:
- a CDS encoding general secretion pathway protein GspK encodes the protein MDNGQKTKKWSMVHGPWSIVHSPWSIVHGPQSKRGIALLLVLGAIVMLTMLAVAFAYDSQIEYHQSIRQKERLQAYYLASSAYNLVRLELKIGNSIQSQINASAASAGMQLPMDLSNPLCKQFPMKTALFRLFLSGESPEEPKKEGEEGEEKTPKEKEEASQMMAGFALAGVEEFLKFEGDFDGECTDENSKIDLNYIYSQDPLKKELQGENGYDAYKHFLMSVLSQSADLFKNEDLKIVDVVRNIADWVDSNEVVNDFGGSEAGSEDSIYRNRLPGQMATKNGKFSLPADIFLVEGVRDSWWGAVSDLFTIYGATSSAGKPQINACRAPNEVVKSLILRYTETRTDLPPIKPTDEEILDQLVQAVKEGCTGAVPDKNKIAQSLDAKLLEVLKAAPAPQTPSPAGTGGYAPQPLVFADWIATQSRFFSLKLTGQVNDTVIKINTVIDLGQGGGSDTTKWKTLYWKVE
- a CDS encoding prepilin-type N-terminal cleavage/methylation domain-containing protein, whose product is MSRIFLNCRRKQKSDDGSQKNRSQKNDFLSSVFCRLSSGFTLIEVLVSVSLVSVIMLMIWQTTAQTINARQRIDKRNEVYHNARVSAEKMVQDISMAFLLANTPAEQGQRQGSPQIKTAFKGDSETLQFSSLAHLRLFKNARESDSCNIGYKLESDPDNRDLLILMRRESKWLTDKPDEGGIWIPLAEKVKKIKFEYYDGRKYEWQSSWNTESDTMSRLPRAVKVTFDFENPDNKDEDISLATVAWIGMYSNAIDF